One window of the Tachypleus tridentatus isolate NWPU-2018 chromosome 10, ASM421037v1, whole genome shotgun sequence genome contains the following:
- the LOC143229052 gene encoding spondin-2-like — translation MFFIFFKQFRNLICYITLLLVTLLAVTSSSSTWCSQEELALYRVKMQTFWSVKRFPKQYPHWRPHAQWSKVIGCAHNDAFRLWRLGDTASDGLKVFVETGTSDDIFDGRSQGKEGVLDAFSAPAISTGVGETEVDVFLDSNHTKVSLVSRVIPSPDWFVGIDSLDLCSRGNWIDTLRVEVGPVDAGTDAGFTFTAPDWESKPRLKISQITAHHPSHPANSFYYPTLQELPPLAAFHLTKVSVYNLNKTIFVEGTNNSQSTIKETTDQRDNQSQQEMLNETYVSQDNNENSIEKSSEILYGNSPLQDLSDDPSPSIFRIERLNKLIKKRNRMRFDKLRRQRPRPCKVSQWSDWSNCSRTCGFGYMTRIRKILRKPKHGGKSCPKLVATRWCGSARNCRSLENSYFRW, via the exons atgttttttatattctttaaacagtTTCGAAATCTAATCTGTTATATAACATTGTTACTTGTAACTCTACTAGCAGTAACTTCTTCTAGCTCTACCTGGTGCTCGCAAGAGGAACTAGCTTTATACAGAGTCAAAATGCAAACTTTTTGGTCTGTAAAACGTTTCCCCAAACAGTATCCCCACTGGAGACCACATGCTCAATGGTCTAAAGTTATTG GGTGTGCGCACAATGATGCTTTTCGTCTCTGGAGGCTGGGGGACACGGCTTCTGACGGATTGAAGGTGTTTGTTGAGACCGGCACGTCCGATGACATCTTTGACGGCCGTTCCCAAGGAAAAGAAGGCGTTTTAGATGCCTTTTCTGCACCAGCAATATCAACGGGAGTTGGGGAAACAGAAGTGGATGTATTTCTCGACAGCAATCATACTAAg GTGTCGCTAGTATCAAGGGTTATCCCAAGTCCTGATTGGTTTGTGGGGATTGATAGCTTGGACTTGTGTTCTAGAGGAAATTGGATAGACACATTACGAGTTGAAGTGGGTCCAGTAGATGCTGGAACGGACGCTGGATTTACATTCACTGCTCCAGATTGGGAGTCAAAACCTAGACTCAAAATTTCTCAAATAACAGCACATCACCCCAGCCACCCAGCAAACTCTTTTTATTACCCTACTTTACAAGAACTACCCCCTTTAGCGGCTTTTCATCTCACGAAAGTTAGTGTTTACAATCTCAACAAAACCATTTTTGTTGAAGGCACCAACAACAGTCAATCAACCATAAAGGAAACTACAGACCAAAGAGATAACCAAAGCCAACAAGAGATGCTAAATGAAACGTATGTTTCTCAAGACAATAATGAAAATTCTATAGAAAAATCATCAGAAATCCTTTATGGAAATAGTCCACTTCAAGATTTGTCAGACGACCCATCGCCATCTATATTTCGTATTGAGAGGCTGAACAAACTAATCAAAAAAAGGAATAGAATGCGGTTTGATAAACTAAGGCGTC aacGCCCTCGACCATGCAAGGTTAGCCAGTGGTCAGATTGGAGCAATTGTTCGAGGACTTGTGGATTTGGATATATGACGAGAATCAGAAAAATCTTGAGAAAGCCTAAACATGGAGGAAAATCATGTCCTAAGCTGGTCGCTACCAGATGGTGTGGCAGTGCTAGAAACTGTCGCTCTTTGGAAAACAGCTATTTTAGATGGTGA